In Brachyspira sp. SAP_772, the genomic stretch TTATTAAACCATTTGACTATATTCAAATTTTTAGAGTTTTAATTTATAATTGAACATATAGCTTTTTTATTATAAAAACATATTATGAAAGATTTTTTAGGTAAATTAAAAACTATAATAATTAAAAAGAAAGATACTATATTCGCAGTAATAGTTTCATTTATACTTCATATATTTGTATTRAGTTTGGTAAATACTTATATAATGGAATCTTTGTTTGCGTATAATGATAAATTAGAAAAACTATTAGAAGAAGAAAAGAATAAAAAAGATGATTATATGTTTTTGGTAGAGACTCCAGATGTAGAAGAAGAGGAAAATAATGAAGATACACCATTTGCTTCAGATAAGTCATTAGTATCAAGAGGACAGATAGATGTAAAACCTTCAAAAGTATTTTCAGATGCTTCTGTGTTTTCTTTTTTGGGTGACGGTGCCAATAGTCCAATAGTTGAAAGACGCGATAATATAAACCCAAACAATAATAACAATTTACAAAAGCAAAAAGATTTAGGTAATGATATA encodes the following:
- a CDS encoding energy transducer TonB, whose product is MKDFLGKLKTIIIKKKDTIFAVIVSFILHIFVLSLVNTYIMESLFAYNDKLEKLLEEEKNKKDDYMFLVETPDVEEEENNEDTPFASDKSLVSRGQIDVKPSKVFSDASVFSFLGDGANSPIVERRDNINPNNNNNLQKQKDLGNDISREDVVPYKPKNPGLKGDTKIPASFEDGADRAVVLSSETGSIQLGTKAQEYFWYFYTLVGSI